A single genomic interval of Granulicella tundricola MP5ACTX9 harbors:
- the rpsG gene encoding 30S ribosomal protein S7: protein MPRKGYIAKREVAPDPIYGSTLVTKFVNSMMWGGKKSTAQGIFYTAMTNLEQKGGDEALKLFKKAIENCKPLLEVKSRRVGGANYQVPIEVLPERRTSLAIRWLVTYGRARGEKGMVDKLTAELLDAANGRGAAMKKKEDVHRMAEANKAFAHYRW from the coding sequence ATGCCGAGAAAAGGCTATATCGCCAAGCGTGAAGTTGCACCGGACCCGATCTACGGTTCCACGCTCGTTACCAAGTTTGTGAACTCGATGATGTGGGGCGGCAAGAAGTCGACCGCGCAGGGCATCTTCTACACCGCCATGACCAACCTGGAGCAGAAGGGTGGAGATGAGGCGCTGAAGCTGTTCAAGAAGGCGATCGAGAACTGCAAGCCGTTGCTCGAAGTCAAGAGCCGGCGTGTGGGTGGTGCGAACTACCAGGTGCCGATCGAAGTTCTTCCCGAGCGCCGCACGTCGCTCGCGATCCGTTGGCTGGTCACGTATGGCCGCGCCCGCGGTGAGAAGGGCATGGTCGACAAGTTGACCGCTGAGTTGCTCGATGCGGCCAACGGCCGTGGCGCTGCGATGAAGAAGAAGGAAGACGTTCACCGCATGGCTGAGGCGAACAAGGCTTTCGCTCACTATCGCTGGTAG
- the rpsL gene encoding 30S ribosomal protein S12, whose product MPTFHQLVKQGRTPTRYKTASPALQGSPQRRGVCTRVYTQTPKKPNSALRKVARVRLTNGIEVTTYIPGIGHNLQEHSIVLIRGGRVKDLPGVRYHVVRGTLDSVGVAKRMQSRSKYGAKRPKAAAGK is encoded by the coding sequence GTGCCTACGTTTCATCAGCTCGTCAAGCAGGGCCGTACCCCGACCCGCTATAAGACTGCAAGCCCCGCACTCCAGGGCTCACCACAGCGCCGCGGCGTCTGCACTCGCGTTTACACTCAGACCCCCAAGAAGCCGAACTCCGCGCTGCGTAAAGTAGCCCGTGTTCGTTTGACCAACGGCATTGAAGTCACCACGTACATCCCGGGCATCGGCCACAACCTGCAGGAGCACTCGATTGTGCTCATCCGCGGCGGTCGTGTGAAGGATCTGCCGGGTGTTCGCTACCACGTTGTGCGTGGGACGCTGGACTCGGTTGGCGTGGCCAAGCGTATGCAGAGCCGCTCCAAGTATGGCGCGAAGCGTCCGAAGGCTGCCGCCGGCAAGTAA
- a CDS encoding S9 family peptidase: MTFYRFLAGALPALALSAFAQSGTPALMTPLAHPDPRLATIHSQMGRAKAPGQVAISPDASTLAYTLRSEGSPIHLTSAVNPDPAKEKLVSPGSSTTCGNYSPVWSPDSQWLAYTSSCTTSQDKPGQDQIFLYSRATGESKQLTHLNGLFQEVAWAPDGKSLAFLFVQDASRSAGALAAMKPWAGVIGEDGVEVQRIYAVDVATGKGSFQSPLTLHVYEFGYSPSSKEITYIAADAPGENNWWVAQLYAAPIKMGQNDVPAQPRGVFDPNTSKSALHGLQIAVPRWSPDGKHIAFIGGLMSDQGSTGGDVWVVDAKGGEATDITPNIDGTPTFLSWTGNDSIGFVEDRSGHTLLTDYTVSTRKQDATQDLGETSIGGGSIKNAISVSTNGTLAFTKAGHDLAPEIWAGPFNAEKQITHLNDGAKPGAHTESVEWENEGFRVQGWLTYPASYDASKKYPLIVTVHGGPSASSGASFGGSVWAQLGYFVFSPNPRGSFGQGEKFTAANIKDFGYGDLRDITSGMDAIEKKVSIDKSREGLMGWSYGGFMTMFGVTQTHRFKAAVAGAGISDWKSYYGENSIDQWMVPFFGHTVYDDPAVYAKSSAIEYIKQVTTPTLVVVGDRDGECPAPQSFEFWHALRAEGVKTQLVVFPNEGHGFRDPAHIRDLEAREVAWFAENMPAK, translated from the coding sequence ATGACTTTTTACCGCTTCCTCGCAGGCGCACTCCCTGCCCTGGCCCTCTCCGCCTTCGCCCAGTCCGGCACCCCCGCCCTCATGACCCCGCTCGCGCATCCTGATCCCCGCCTCGCCACCATCCACTCGCAGATGGGCCGCGCCAAGGCCCCCGGACAGGTCGCCATCTCGCCCGACGCCTCCACCCTCGCCTACACCCTCCGCAGCGAAGGCAGCCCCATCCACCTGACCTCCGCCGTCAACCCTGACCCCGCCAAGGAAAAGCTGGTCTCCCCCGGTTCCTCTACCACCTGCGGCAACTACTCCCCCGTCTGGTCCCCCGATAGCCAGTGGCTCGCCTACACCTCCTCCTGCACGACCAGCCAGGACAAACCCGGCCAGGACCAGATCTTCCTCTACTCCCGCGCCACCGGCGAATCCAAGCAGCTCACCCACCTCAACGGCCTCTTCCAGGAGGTCGCCTGGGCGCCGGACGGCAAATCCCTCGCCTTCCTCTTCGTCCAGGACGCCTCCCGCTCCGCCGGCGCACTCGCCGCGATGAAGCCCTGGGCCGGCGTCATTGGAGAGGACGGCGTGGAAGTCCAGCGCATCTACGCCGTAGACGTCGCCACCGGCAAAGGCTCCTTCCAGTCCCCGCTCACTTTGCACGTCTATGAGTTCGGCTACTCCCCTTCCTCCAAGGAAATCACCTACATCGCCGCAGACGCACCCGGCGAGAACAACTGGTGGGTCGCCCAGCTTTATGCCGCCCCCATCAAGATGGGCCAGAACGACGTCCCCGCCCAACCCCGCGGCGTATTCGACCCCAACACCAGCAAATCCGCCCTCCACGGCCTCCAGATCGCCGTCCCCCGCTGGTCCCCTGACGGCAAGCACATCGCCTTCATCGGCGGCCTCATGAGCGACCAAGGCTCCACCGGCGGAGATGTCTGGGTCGTCGACGCCAAGGGCGGCGAAGCCACCGACATCACCCCCAACATCGACGGCACCCCCACCTTCCTCTCCTGGACCGGTAACGACAGCATCGGCTTCGTGGAAGACCGCAGCGGCCATACCCTGCTCACCGACTACACCGTCTCCACCCGCAAGCAGGACGCCACCCAGGATCTCGGCGAGACCTCCATCGGCGGCGGCTCCATCAAGAATGCCATCAGCGTCTCCACCAACGGCACCCTGGCCTTCACCAAGGCCGGTCATGACCTGGCCCCAGAGATCTGGGCCGGTCCCTTCAACGCCGAAAAGCAAATCACCCACCTCAACGATGGAGCCAAGCCCGGAGCCCACACTGAGTCCGTCGAGTGGGAGAACGAAGGCTTCCGCGTCCAGGGCTGGCTCACCTACCCCGCCAGCTACGACGCCAGCAAGAAGTATCCGCTCATCGTCACCGTCCACGGCGGCCCCTCCGCCTCGTCCGGAGCATCGTTTGGAGGCTCCGTCTGGGCACAACTCGGATACTTCGTCTTCTCGCCTAATCCCCGCGGCTCCTTCGGCCAGGGTGAGAAGTTCACCGCCGCCAACATCAAGGACTTCGGCTATGGAGACCTCCGCGACATCACCTCCGGCATGGATGCTATTGAAAAGAAGGTCTCCATCGATAAATCCCGCGAAGGCCTCATGGGTTGGAGCTACGGCGGCTTCATGACCATGTTCGGTGTCACCCAGACCCATCGCTTCAAGGCTGCGGTCGCCGGCGCGGGAATCTCAGACTGGAAGTCTTACTATGGAGAAAACTCCATCGACCAGTGGATGGTCCCCTTCTTCGGCCACACCGTATACGATGATCCCGCCGTCTACGCCAAATCCTCTGCCATCGAGTACATCAAGCAGGTCACCACCCCCACCCTCGTCGTCGTCGGAGATCGTGACGGCGAATGCCCCGCCCCCCAGTCCTTCGAGTTCTGGCACGCTCTCCGCGCCGAAGGCGTCAAAACCCAGCTTGTCGTCTTCCCCAACGAAGGCCACGGCTTCCGCGACCCGGCCCACATTCGCGACCTCGAAGCTCGCGAGGTAGCCTGGTTTGCAGAAAATATGCCTGCTAAATAA
- the nusB gene encoding transcription antitermination factor NusB, which produces MGTRRKSRELTMQMLFQGDLGKQTPEQVTKLFWSSVTDVDEETRGFAEDLYRIATSRGTEIDALIEEHSQNWRLERMPVVDRNLLRSAIAEMLGFPKTPHAIVINESLEVARRYAAPESIHFLNGVLDAVARDLLKARLG; this is translated from the coding sequence GTGGGTACAAGGCGTAAGAGCAGGGAGTTGACGATGCAGATGCTGTTTCAGGGGGACCTGGGCAAGCAGACGCCGGAGCAGGTGACGAAGCTGTTCTGGAGCTCGGTGACGGATGTGGATGAGGAGACGCGTGGGTTTGCGGAGGATCTTTACCGGATTGCGACGAGCCGGGGGACGGAGATCGACGCGCTGATCGAGGAGCATAGCCAGAACTGGCGGCTGGAGCGGATGCCGGTGGTTGATCGGAACCTGCTCCGGTCTGCGATTGCGGAGATGCTGGGCTTTCCGAAGACTCCTCATGCGATTGTGATCAATGAGAGTTTGGAGGTGGCGAGGCGGTATGCGGCTCCAGAGTCGATCCACTTTTTGAATGGGGTTCTGGATGCGGTTGCCAGGGATTTGTTGAAGGCTCGGTTGGGGTGA
- the ribH gene encoding 6,7-dimethyl-8-ribityllumazine synthase, giving the protein MIKGMTVVRAVGASEEFVRLSELFAALGFEAGKGWEDDGGKGAAFLAPVGNLELVTGRMPGSPEMLIEVSELDHVHAAVTKWMDGKAGLSGVEATHWNSRMFTVHLGTGLTLGFWQSENPLHGVVPAVEGDLSAVGMKFAIVTTRWNTVITNRLLQGSLDCLYRSGAKREDVTVVRVPGAWEIPNAARTLAESGKHDAIVTLGCLLRGETAHYEAIYNEVARGIGQSQQETGVPHAFGVLTCETLEQALDRAGLKAGNKGFEAASAAIEMVSIQRKLKGGA; this is encoded by the coding sequence ATGATCAAGGGAATGACAGTGGTGCGGGCGGTTGGCGCGTCCGAGGAGTTTGTACGGCTTTCTGAGCTGTTCGCGGCGCTTGGGTTTGAGGCAGGTAAGGGGTGGGAGGATGACGGCGGCAAGGGAGCCGCGTTTCTCGCGCCGGTTGGCAATCTGGAGCTGGTGACGGGGCGTATGCCGGGCTCGCCGGAGATGCTGATCGAGGTTTCGGAGCTCGATCATGTTCACGCGGCTGTGACGAAGTGGATGGATGGGAAGGCGGGACTATCCGGTGTTGAGGCCACGCACTGGAACTCGCGGATGTTTACGGTGCACCTGGGCACGGGTCTGACGCTGGGGTTCTGGCAGTCGGAGAATCCGCTGCATGGCGTTGTGCCGGCGGTTGAGGGGGACCTCTCTGCCGTGGGGATGAAGTTTGCGATCGTGACGACGCGGTGGAATACCGTGATCACGAATCGGCTGCTGCAGGGGTCGCTTGATTGCTTGTACCGGAGTGGTGCCAAACGCGAGGATGTCACCGTGGTGCGGGTGCCGGGGGCGTGGGAGATTCCGAATGCGGCTCGGACGCTGGCTGAATCCGGCAAGCATGATGCGATTGTGACGCTGGGCTGTCTGCTGCGCGGCGAGACGGCGCACTATGAGGCGATCTACAACGAGGTGGCTCGGGGGATTGGGCAGTCGCAGCAGGAGACCGGCGTGCCGCACGCGTTTGGCGTGCTGACGTGCGAGACGCTGGAGCAGGCGCTGGACCGGGCTGGGTTGAAGGCGGGAAATAAGGGATTCGAGGCTGCTTCGGCGGCGATTGAGATGGTCAGTATTCAGAGGAAGTTGAAGGGTGGAGCGTAG
- a CDS encoding enoyl-CoA hydratase-related protein: MPYETLLLEVEEAIATITLNRPQVLNALNAQLFTDLDAAITTLSSNAEIRAIILTGAGEKAFAAGADISELAQTDATTGETLALRGQAVFTHIETCGKPVIAAINGFALGGGCELALACTLRLASETARIGQPEVKLGLLPGYGGSQRLPRLIGPSAALKLLLTGDMIPAPEALRLGLVDDIHPPANLLPAALALAKKIAAQAPLAVQACLEAVHQGADLPLNKALALEAHLFGRLSATEDKKEGTAAFLAKRPPTWTGR, from the coding sequence ATGCCCTACGAAACCCTCCTCCTGGAAGTCGAAGAAGCCATAGCCACCATCACCCTGAACCGCCCGCAGGTATTAAACGCCCTCAACGCCCAGCTCTTCACCGACCTCGACGCGGCCATCACCACCCTCTCCAGCAATGCAGAGATAAGAGCCATCATCCTGACCGGCGCGGGCGAAAAAGCCTTCGCAGCGGGAGCCGACATCTCAGAACTCGCCCAGACCGACGCCACCACCGGCGAGACCCTCGCCCTTCGCGGCCAGGCCGTCTTCACCCACATCGAAACCTGCGGCAAGCCCGTCATCGCCGCCATCAACGGCTTCGCCCTGGGCGGCGGCTGCGAACTCGCCCTTGCATGTACCCTCCGCCTAGCCTCAGAGACCGCCCGCATCGGCCAGCCCGAGGTCAAACTAGGCCTCCTCCCCGGCTACGGCGGCAGCCAGCGCCTTCCCCGCCTCATCGGCCCCAGCGCCGCCCTCAAACTGCTTCTGACCGGCGACATGATTCCCGCCCCGGAAGCTCTACGTCTCGGCCTGGTCGACGATATTCACCCCCCTGCTAACCTCCTGCCAGCCGCCTTAGCCTTGGCTAAAAAGATCGCAGCCCAGGCCCCATTAGCCGTACAAGCCTGCCTCGAAGCCGTCCACCAAGGCGCGGATCTTCCCCTAAACAAAGCCTTGGCCCTCGAAGCACACCTCTTCGGCCGACTCAGCGCCACAGAAGACAAAAAAGAGGGCACCGCCGCCTTCCTGGCCAAGCGCCCCCCCACCTGGACCGGCCGCTAA
- the era gene encoding GTPase Era — MAFRSGFVSIIGRPNAGKSTLLNALLGQKLAIVTHKPQTTRTRIHGVLEVPAKKKTKVGAIETAGHPAAQIVLVDTPGIHKPDTQLDKRMMQEVHDALESRNAVLFIVDVTHRLPVAEVPGEKPKITGRMTLSAAEDDFSLQLVKKLDCPVILLLNKIDQISPAEIMPLIAHWSGLYKFAEIIPVSARKKINLDLLLDKVVAHLPEGQRYFPKEQLTDQPERFLVAELIREKILLLTGEEVPYSTAVVIERFEEPKSLKKLADGRLPVTKIAAAIFCERTGQKAILIGKQGAMLKEIGSAARKDIEGLLGTRVFLELFVKVQEEWRSKPGFIEDLDWRRQMEELAKKQAGEE; from the coding sequence ATGGCTTTTCGTTCGGGATTTGTATCGATTATTGGCCGGCCCAACGCCGGTAAGTCCACCTTGCTCAACGCGCTGCTGGGGCAGAAGCTCGCGATTGTGACGCATAAACCCCAGACCACGCGGACACGCATTCATGGCGTGCTGGAAGTTCCAGCGAAGAAGAAGACGAAGGTGGGGGCGATCGAGACGGCCGGGCATCCGGCGGCGCAGATCGTGCTGGTGGATACGCCGGGGATTCATAAGCCGGATACGCAACTGGATAAACGCATGATGCAGGAGGTGCATGACGCGCTGGAGTCGCGGAATGCGGTGCTGTTTATCGTGGACGTGACGCACCGGCTGCCGGTGGCGGAGGTCCCGGGGGAGAAGCCGAAGATTACGGGGCGCATGACGCTGAGCGCGGCGGAGGATGACTTTTCACTGCAACTGGTGAAGAAGCTGGACTGCCCGGTGATCCTGCTGCTGAACAAGATCGACCAGATCTCGCCCGCGGAGATTATGCCGCTGATTGCGCATTGGTCCGGGCTGTACAAGTTTGCGGAGATCATCCCGGTTTCTGCACGGAAGAAGATCAACCTGGATCTGCTGCTGGATAAGGTGGTGGCGCATCTGCCGGAGGGGCAGAGGTACTTCCCGAAGGAGCAGTTGACGGATCAGCCGGAGCGGTTCCTGGTGGCGGAGCTGATTCGGGAGAAGATTCTGCTGCTGACGGGCGAGGAGGTTCCTTACTCGACCGCGGTGGTGATCGAGCGGTTTGAGGAGCCGAAGTCCTTGAAGAAGCTGGCGGATGGGCGGCTGCCGGTGACGAAGATTGCAGCGGCTATCTTCTGCGAGCGGACGGGGCAGAAGGCGATCCTGATCGGCAAGCAGGGGGCGATGCTGAAGGAGATTGGGTCAGCGGCGCGGAAGGATATTGAAGGGCTGCTGGGAACCCGGGTGTTTCTGGAGCTGTTTGTGAAGGTGCAGGAGGAGTGGCGGTCCAAGCCCGGGTTCATCGAGGACCTGGACTGGCGGCGGCAGATGGAAGAGCTGGCGAAGAAGCAGGCCGGCGAGGAGTAG
- a CDS encoding TIGR03435 family protein, with translation MRNIILTLVLLAPLAARAQTFAVASIRPTTIPVEFERDGSTKLTPGALHMRDVTVSTCIKWAYGVQRSQVSGPPWIESDHFDIEARSDAPATEAQTRLMMRALLADRFKLTFHQEKKELRGFALLPAKNGTKLHPVAVEEESFRQNSVNGMTARSLTMHDFTDFIAGVLEKPTVDQSGLPGKYDFKIDFTHYVPTEENGERPDAAAVINATLQGELGLKIEPQKVTVDVMVLDHVQPPSPN, from the coding sequence ATGCGCAACATCATCCTTACCCTCGTCCTGCTCGCCCCCCTCGCAGCCCGAGCCCAGACCTTCGCCGTAGCCTCCATCCGCCCCACCACCATCCCCGTAGAGTTTGAGCGCGATGGCTCCACCAAACTCACGCCCGGCGCACTCCACATGCGCGACGTCACCGTCAGCACCTGCATCAAGTGGGCCTACGGTGTCCAGCGCAGCCAGGTCTCAGGCCCCCCATGGATCGAGTCCGATCACTTCGACATCGAGGCCCGCTCCGACGCCCCAGCCACCGAAGCCCAGACCAGACTCATGATGCGCGCCCTCCTCGCCGACCGCTTCAAGCTCACCTTCCACCAGGAAAAAAAGGAGCTCCGCGGCTTCGCCCTGCTGCCCGCGAAAAACGGCACCAAGCTCCACCCCGTAGCCGTCGAAGAAGAATCCTTCCGCCAGAACTCCGTCAACGGCATGACGGCAAGGTCCCTCACAATGCATGACTTCACCGATTTCATCGCAGGCGTCCTCGAAAAACCCACTGTCGATCAATCCGGCCTGCCCGGCAAATATGACTTCAAGATCGACTTCACCCACTACGTACCCACCGAAGAAAACGGTGAACGACCCGACGCAGCCGCCGTCATCAACGCCACCCTGCAAGGCGAGCTAGGCCTGAAAATCGAGCCTCAAAAAGTCACCGTAGACGTCATGGTTCTCGACCACGTCCAGCCCCCTTCCCCCAACTAA